The stretch of DNA TCGATCAGTGCGCGGTCGTACGGCGCCGACATGTCCGGGAACCTTGGCCCGAGGCGATCGTCGTTCACGCCCGTCAGCGGGTTCTTGAACATGAAGTTGATGTGATCGTCGATCAACATCACGTCGCCGACTTCGTAGGACGGGTTGAGCCCGCCGGCGGCGTTGGAGACGACGAGCGTTTCAATACCGAGCCGCTTCAGCACCCACACCGGGAAGGCGGCCTGCTGCGCGGTCCAACCTTCGTAGAGGTGGAAACGCCCCTGTAGCGCGACAACTTGCCGTCCCGTGTCGCGAAGCGTGCCGACGATCAGCTTTCCGGCATGTCCCGCTGCGGTCGAGCGCGGGAAGTGAGGCAGGTCCGCGTAGGGGATCGCGGTGGCGTCGTCGATGCGATCGGCCAGCGCGCCGAGTCCCGAGCCGAGGATGACGCCGACTTTTGCCGCTAAGCCGCGAGCGGCACTACAGATCGCGTCAGCCGCGGCGTCGATCTGATCGGCTAGTCCTTCCACTTGGTTCCTTTGTTAACCACAGAGCCCCAGTCGTGTAGGAGGCGTCTCCAGACGCCGATTACGCGCACCACGCCGTATCCGGCCAAGTGATCGTAATCGGCGTCTGGAGACGCCTCCTACATTTAGGCGATGAGTCTTCAGCCCTTCTTCTTTGCTTCGTAATCGAGGATCCCCTCCACCAGCGCCCGCAGTTTGGGCTCGGCGGAGTTGGCGATGCGGATGATTTCTTCGACGACGGCTGGCTCGAGCGCGTCGGGGAGGCACATGTCGGTCACCACTGCCATGCCGAAGACACGCAGGCCGCAGTGGATCGCGGTAATGACTTCCGGGACGGTGGACATGCCGACCACGTCGGCGCCGATGTTGCGGAGGAAGCGGTACTCGGCGCGCGTTTCGAGGCAAGGGCCCAATACCGCGACACTGACGCCGCGATGCACGACGAAGTCGCCGCGCCGCGCGATCGCTTGGCCTTCGGCCAGCAGCTCGAAGTCGTACGGCTGGGACATGTCGGGGAAACGCGGGCCGAGGCGGTCGTCGTTGACGCCGACCAGCGGGTTGTCGCCGAGCAGGTTGATGTGATCATCGATCAGCATCACGTCGCCGGGCTTGTAGTAGGGATTCATTCCCCCCACGGCCTGCGATACGACGAGCAGCTCGGCGCCGAGGGCCTTCATCACCCGCACCGGCAGCGTAATCTGGCTGATCGGGTAGCCCTCGTAAGCGTGGAACCGCCCCTCCATGACCATCACCGGCAGGCCCCTGAGCGTGCCGAACACGAAACGCCCGCGGTGGCTCGTGGCGGTCGAGACGGG from Botrimarina mediterranea encodes:
- a CDS encoding purine-nucleoside phosphorylase, producing MEGLADQIDAAADAICSAARGLAAKVGVILGSGLGALADRIDDATAIPYADLPHFPRSTAAGHAGKLIVGTLRDTGRQVVALQGRFHLYEGWTAQQAAFPVWVLKRLGIETLVVSNAAGGLNPSYEVGDVMLIDDHINFMFKNPLTGVNDDRLGPRFPDMSAPYDRALIELAESVARRAGFFCPRGVYVGMLGPTYETRAEYRMARRLGGDAAGMSTVPEVIAAQHCGVRVLGLSTITNACSPDQLSETSHEEVVTAAASAGKKLRAIVEAVVLLK
- a CDS encoding purine-nucleoside phosphorylase, which gives rise to MLHLYEQIQEAVAKIHSVWDKKPHAGIILGTGLGNFAEKITVEATLDYGDIPHFPVSTATSHRGRFVFGTLRGLPVMVMEGRFHAYEGYPISQITLPVRVMKALGAELLVVSQAVGGMNPYYKPGDVMLIDDHINLLGDNPLVGVNDDRLGPRFPDMSQPYDFELLAEGQAIARRGDFVVHRGVSVAVLGPCLETRAEYRFLRNIGADVVGMSTVPEVITAIHCGLRVFGMAVVTDMCLPDALEPAVVEEIIRIANSAEPKLRALVEGILDYEAKKKG